A genomic segment from Sparus aurata chromosome 20, fSpaAur1.1, whole genome shotgun sequence encodes:
- the LOC115571701 gene encoding poly(ADP-ribose) glycohydrolase isoform X2 has product MPGMTALTDFEPLAKRLRVEISATTSPSSPLKVPSSCMQTRDNETVDQERRQNNTGTKMDIRPKSGADGLHGVKKKSVRPRKQQKFENTLKRWLLTPANKASTAEVCQTQEDLEMTEDGGCQSNLLQSLDCRNAEKPPISDSDSDEETQPLTPGDLYEENPVSPASNDAVGSGLMDTRPHNSSESSEGSVKQKTRITDFFSVTPSPGLPVRRGRPDKFPEKQDADKETTSADVKWLGTPIGELKRMPECGRPLPPLKDVPGQHTVMIRTDLLQSGKRPVPYPAIFKDTWDDVHVKMPCSSSNLFPVEDEETRERQNKSRWELIKETLNKEFTNQSDLKNAILKYNASNAKRWDFTALHLYCTKVLEPDAAEHLFGSLLPDMVQLALRASELCTKPIPLLKRGTTHSITMSQEQVACLLANAFFCTFPRRNSRRTEYWNYPDINFFRLFEGSSSQKTEKLKTLMCYFEGFTEKKPNGLVTFTRKRLDKPLNWKSSKTLLTNLHITCEGTIEDDGYGMLQVDFANKFVGGGVTSSGLVQEEIRFLINPELIVSRLFTEALDHNDCLIITGTQQYSEYSGYARTYQWTGSHQDVTPRDDWQRRCTEIVAIDALHFKNFLEQFHPEKINRELNKAYCGFARPDEEKENLAAVATGNWGCGVFGGDTRLKALLQMLAAAEAGRDVAYFTFGDSQLMTDVHNMQSFLTQRKISVGVVYDLLGQYYSSVCKSCLSRRPDVSLYSFIYQQVSSSLAPDDSDRGSARQHVPADGR; this is encoded by the exons AATGACTGCCCTGACAGACTTTGAACCTTTAGCAAAGAGACTCAGGGTTGAAATCAGTGCCACAACGTCCCCTTCATCTCCTCTCAAAG TCCCATCTTCATGTATGCAGACCAGAGACAATGAGACAGTAGATCAAGAAAGAAGGCAAAACAACACAGGAACAAAGATGGACATACGGCCAAAGAGTGGGGCGGATGGTTTGCATGGTGTAAAGAAGAAAAGTGTCCGCCCAAGAAAGCAGCAGAAGTTTGAAAATACTCTTAAACGATGGTTACTTACGCCTGCCAATAAAGCAAGTACAGCTGAAGTGTGCCAAACTCAAGAGGATTTAGAAATGACTGAAGATGGTGGCTGTCAAAGCAACTTGCTGCAGTCTCTGGACTGCCGAAATGCAGAAAAACCACCTATCTCTGACTCTGATTCTGATGAAGAAACCCAACCCTTGACACCAGGAGACCTGTATGAAGAGAATCCTGTGTCACCAGCTTCCAACGATGCTGTAGGGAGTGGGCTTATGGATACACGGCCTCACAATTCCTCAGAAAGCTCAGAGGGATCCGTCAAACAGAAAACCAGAATAACAGACTTCTTTTCAGTGACTCCGTCACCAGGTTTACCTGTGAGAAGAGGCAGGCCGGATAAGTTTCCAGAGAAACAAGATGCAGACAAGGAAACTACCTCTGCTGATGTCAAATGGCTAGGGACGCCAATCGGGGAGCTAAAGCGAATGCCTGAATGTGGCAGACCACTTCCCCCGCTGAAGGATGTTCCTGGCCAGCACACTGTGATGATAAGG ACAGACCTTCTTCAGAGTGGTAAACGTCCTGTGCCATATCCTGCTATTTTTAAAGATACTTGGGATGATGTCCATGTCAAGATGCCCTGCTCCAGTTCGAACCTGTTTCCTGTTGAAGATGAG GAAACAAGAGAACGTCAGAATAAGAGTCGGTGGGAGTTGATCAAGGAAACTTTAAACAAGGAATTTACAAATCAATCTGACTTGAAG AATGCAATATTGAAATACAATGCGTCAAATGCCAAGAGATGGGACTTCACAGCACTTCATTTGTACTGCACTAAG GTCCTGGAGCCTGATGCGGCCGAACATCTGTTTGGCTCCCTGCTGCCAGACATGGTGCAATTAGCACTGAGAGCATCTGAGCTCTGCACCAAG CCGATACCCCTCCTCAAGAGAGGCACGACCCACTCCATCACCATGTCTCAGGAGCAGGTGGCATGTCTGCTCGCCAACGCCTTCTTCTGCACCTTTCCCCGACGCAACTCCAGAAGGACCGAATACTGGAACTACCCGGACATCAACTTTTTCAG GCTGTTTGAAGGCTCTTCCTCACAGAagactgaaaagctgaaaaccCTAATGTGCTATTTCGAAGGTTTCACAGAGAAAA AACCCAATggacttgtcacattcacacgAAAGAGATTGGACAAACCTCTGAATTGGAAAAG ctcaAAGACTCTGCTTACAAACCTCCATATTACTTGTGAGGGGACCATTGAGGACGATGGTTATGGAATGCTTCAG GTGGATTTTGCCAACAAGTTTGTTGGAGGAGGAGTCACCAGTTCTGGTCTAGTTCAAGAGGAAATCCGCTTCCTGATCAATCCTGAGCTTATTGTTTCTCGCCTCTTCACTGAAGCCCTGGATCATAATGACTGTCTTATCATCACAG GTACACAGCAGTACAGTGAATACTCAGGGTATGCTCGGACCTATCAGTGGACTGGCAGTCACCAGGACGTAACTCCAAG AGATGACTGGCAGAGGAGATGCACGGAGATTGTGGCCATTGATGCGCTGCACTTCAAGAACTTTCTTGAACAGTTTCACCCTGAGAAAATCAACCGAGAGCTCAACAAG GCATACTGTGGCTTTGCTCGccctgatgaagaaaaagaaaaccttgcAGCGGTGGCCACAGGAAACTGGGGATGTGGTGTTTTTGGGGGGGACACGCGTCTGAAAG ctctgcTCCAGATGCTGGCAGCTGCTGAGGCGGGCCGAGATGTGGCTTATTTCACCTTTGGTGACAGCCAGCTCATGACAGATGTCCACAACATGCAGTCTTTCCTCACTCAGAGGAAGATCAGTGTCG GGGTGGTGTATGATCTCCTGGGGCAGTACTACAGCTCAGTGTGCAAGAGCTGCCTCAGTCGGCGCCCTGATGTCAGCCTCTACTCCTTCATCTACCAACAGGTCAGCTCCTCCCTGGCGCCAGATGACTCCGACAGGGGCTCGGCCAGACAACACGTCCCTGCAGACGGCCGTTAA
- the LOC115571701 gene encoding poly(ADP-ribose) glycohydrolase isoform X1, which translates to MAAYHVLRCAHLMKKGLPNKVWTKPNITSFVVSAQVVLMTALTDFEPLAKRLRVEISATTSPSSPLKVPSSCMQTRDNETVDQERRQNNTGTKMDIRPKSGADGLHGVKKKSVRPRKQQKFENTLKRWLLTPANKASTAEVCQTQEDLEMTEDGGCQSNLLQSLDCRNAEKPPISDSDSDEETQPLTPGDLYEENPVSPASNDAVGSGLMDTRPHNSSESSEGSVKQKTRITDFFSVTPSPGLPVRRGRPDKFPEKQDADKETTSADVKWLGTPIGELKRMPECGRPLPPLKDVPGQHTVMIRTDLLQSGKRPVPYPAIFKDTWDDVHVKMPCSSSNLFPVEDEETRERQNKSRWELIKETLNKEFTNQSDLKNAILKYNASNAKRWDFTALHLYCTKVLEPDAAEHLFGSLLPDMVQLALRASELCTKPIPLLKRGTTHSITMSQEQVACLLANAFFCTFPRRNSRRTEYWNYPDINFFRLFEGSSSQKTEKLKTLMCYFEGFTEKKPNGLVTFTRKRLDKPLNWKSSKTLLTNLHITCEGTIEDDGYGMLQVDFANKFVGGGVTSSGLVQEEIRFLINPELIVSRLFTEALDHNDCLIITGTQQYSEYSGYARTYQWTGSHQDVTPRDDWQRRCTEIVAIDALHFKNFLEQFHPEKINRELNKAYCGFARPDEEKENLAAVATGNWGCGVFGGDTRLKALLQMLAAAEAGRDVAYFTFGDSQLMTDVHNMQSFLTQRKISVGVVYDLLGQYYSSVCKSCLSRRPDVSLYSFIYQQVSSSLAPDDSDRGSARQHVPADGR; encoded by the exons AATGACTGCCCTGACAGACTTTGAACCTTTAGCAAAGAGACTCAGGGTTGAAATCAGTGCCACAACGTCCCCTTCATCTCCTCTCAAAG TCCCATCTTCATGTATGCAGACCAGAGACAATGAGACAGTAGATCAAGAAAGAAGGCAAAACAACACAGGAACAAAGATGGACATACGGCCAAAGAGTGGGGCGGATGGTTTGCATGGTGTAAAGAAGAAAAGTGTCCGCCCAAGAAAGCAGCAGAAGTTTGAAAATACTCTTAAACGATGGTTACTTACGCCTGCCAATAAAGCAAGTACAGCTGAAGTGTGCCAAACTCAAGAGGATTTAGAAATGACTGAAGATGGTGGCTGTCAAAGCAACTTGCTGCAGTCTCTGGACTGCCGAAATGCAGAAAAACCACCTATCTCTGACTCTGATTCTGATGAAGAAACCCAACCCTTGACACCAGGAGACCTGTATGAAGAGAATCCTGTGTCACCAGCTTCCAACGATGCTGTAGGGAGTGGGCTTATGGATACACGGCCTCACAATTCCTCAGAAAGCTCAGAGGGATCCGTCAAACAGAAAACCAGAATAACAGACTTCTTTTCAGTGACTCCGTCACCAGGTTTACCTGTGAGAAGAGGCAGGCCGGATAAGTTTCCAGAGAAACAAGATGCAGACAAGGAAACTACCTCTGCTGATGTCAAATGGCTAGGGACGCCAATCGGGGAGCTAAAGCGAATGCCTGAATGTGGCAGACCACTTCCCCCGCTGAAGGATGTTCCTGGCCAGCACACTGTGATGATAAGG ACAGACCTTCTTCAGAGTGGTAAACGTCCTGTGCCATATCCTGCTATTTTTAAAGATACTTGGGATGATGTCCATGTCAAGATGCCCTGCTCCAGTTCGAACCTGTTTCCTGTTGAAGATGAG GAAACAAGAGAACGTCAGAATAAGAGTCGGTGGGAGTTGATCAAGGAAACTTTAAACAAGGAATTTACAAATCAATCTGACTTGAAG AATGCAATATTGAAATACAATGCGTCAAATGCCAAGAGATGGGACTTCACAGCACTTCATTTGTACTGCACTAAG GTCCTGGAGCCTGATGCGGCCGAACATCTGTTTGGCTCCCTGCTGCCAGACATGGTGCAATTAGCACTGAGAGCATCTGAGCTCTGCACCAAG CCGATACCCCTCCTCAAGAGAGGCACGACCCACTCCATCACCATGTCTCAGGAGCAGGTGGCATGTCTGCTCGCCAACGCCTTCTTCTGCACCTTTCCCCGACGCAACTCCAGAAGGACCGAATACTGGAACTACCCGGACATCAACTTTTTCAG GCTGTTTGAAGGCTCTTCCTCACAGAagactgaaaagctgaaaaccCTAATGTGCTATTTCGAAGGTTTCACAGAGAAAA AACCCAATggacttgtcacattcacacgAAAGAGATTGGACAAACCTCTGAATTGGAAAAG ctcaAAGACTCTGCTTACAAACCTCCATATTACTTGTGAGGGGACCATTGAGGACGATGGTTATGGAATGCTTCAG GTGGATTTTGCCAACAAGTTTGTTGGAGGAGGAGTCACCAGTTCTGGTCTAGTTCAAGAGGAAATCCGCTTCCTGATCAATCCTGAGCTTATTGTTTCTCGCCTCTTCACTGAAGCCCTGGATCATAATGACTGTCTTATCATCACAG GTACACAGCAGTACAGTGAATACTCAGGGTATGCTCGGACCTATCAGTGGACTGGCAGTCACCAGGACGTAACTCCAAG AGATGACTGGCAGAGGAGATGCACGGAGATTGTGGCCATTGATGCGCTGCACTTCAAGAACTTTCTTGAACAGTTTCACCCTGAGAAAATCAACCGAGAGCTCAACAAG GCATACTGTGGCTTTGCTCGccctgatgaagaaaaagaaaaccttgcAGCGGTGGCCACAGGAAACTGGGGATGTGGTGTTTTTGGGGGGGACACGCGTCTGAAAG ctctgcTCCAGATGCTGGCAGCTGCTGAGGCGGGCCGAGATGTGGCTTATTTCACCTTTGGTGACAGCCAGCTCATGACAGATGTCCACAACATGCAGTCTTTCCTCACTCAGAGGAAGATCAGTGTCG GGGTGGTGTATGATCTCCTGGGGCAGTACTACAGCTCAGTGTGCAAGAGCTGCCTCAGTCGGCGCCCTGATGTCAGCCTCTACTCCTTCATCTACCAACAGGTCAGCTCCTCCCTGGCGCCAGATGACTCCGACAGGGGCTCGGCCAGACAACACGTCCCTGCAGACGGCCGTTAA
- the LOC115571701 gene encoding poly(ADP-ribose) glycohydrolase isoform X3: protein MTALTDFEPLAKRLRVEISATTSPSSPLKVPSSCMQTRDNETVDQERRQNNTGTKMDIRPKSGADGLHGVKKKSVRPRKQQKFENTLKRWLLTPANKASTAEVCQTQEDLEMTEDGGCQSNLLQSLDCRNAEKPPISDSDSDEETQPLTPGDLYEENPVSPASNDAVGSGLMDTRPHNSSESSEGSVKQKTRITDFFSVTPSPGLPVRRGRPDKFPEKQDADKETTSADVKWLGTPIGELKRMPECGRPLPPLKDVPGQHTVMIRTDLLQSGKRPVPYPAIFKDTWDDVHVKMPCSSSNLFPVEDEETRERQNKSRWELIKETLNKEFTNQSDLKNAILKYNASNAKRWDFTALHLYCTKVLEPDAAEHLFGSLLPDMVQLALRASELCTKPIPLLKRGTTHSITMSQEQVACLLANAFFCTFPRRNSRRTEYWNYPDINFFRLFEGSSSQKTEKLKTLMCYFEGFTEKKPNGLVTFTRKRLDKPLNWKSSKTLLTNLHITCEGTIEDDGYGMLQVDFANKFVGGGVTSSGLVQEEIRFLINPELIVSRLFTEALDHNDCLIITGTQQYSEYSGYARTYQWTGSHQDVTPRDDWQRRCTEIVAIDALHFKNFLEQFHPEKINRELNKAYCGFARPDEEKENLAAVATGNWGCGVFGGDTRLKALLQMLAAAEAGRDVAYFTFGDSQLMTDVHNMQSFLTQRKISVGVVYDLLGQYYSSVCKSCLSRRPDVSLYSFIYQQVSSSLAPDDSDRGSARQHVPADGR from the exons ATGACTGCCCTGACAGACTTTGAACCTTTAGCAAAGAGACTCAGGGTTGAAATCAGTGCCACAACGTCCCCTTCATCTCCTCTCAAAG TCCCATCTTCATGTATGCAGACCAGAGACAATGAGACAGTAGATCAAGAAAGAAGGCAAAACAACACAGGAACAAAGATGGACATACGGCCAAAGAGTGGGGCGGATGGTTTGCATGGTGTAAAGAAGAAAAGTGTCCGCCCAAGAAAGCAGCAGAAGTTTGAAAATACTCTTAAACGATGGTTACTTACGCCTGCCAATAAAGCAAGTACAGCTGAAGTGTGCCAAACTCAAGAGGATTTAGAAATGACTGAAGATGGTGGCTGTCAAAGCAACTTGCTGCAGTCTCTGGACTGCCGAAATGCAGAAAAACCACCTATCTCTGACTCTGATTCTGATGAAGAAACCCAACCCTTGACACCAGGAGACCTGTATGAAGAGAATCCTGTGTCACCAGCTTCCAACGATGCTGTAGGGAGTGGGCTTATGGATACACGGCCTCACAATTCCTCAGAAAGCTCAGAGGGATCCGTCAAACAGAAAACCAGAATAACAGACTTCTTTTCAGTGACTCCGTCACCAGGTTTACCTGTGAGAAGAGGCAGGCCGGATAAGTTTCCAGAGAAACAAGATGCAGACAAGGAAACTACCTCTGCTGATGTCAAATGGCTAGGGACGCCAATCGGGGAGCTAAAGCGAATGCCTGAATGTGGCAGACCACTTCCCCCGCTGAAGGATGTTCCTGGCCAGCACACTGTGATGATAAGG ACAGACCTTCTTCAGAGTGGTAAACGTCCTGTGCCATATCCTGCTATTTTTAAAGATACTTGGGATGATGTCCATGTCAAGATGCCCTGCTCCAGTTCGAACCTGTTTCCTGTTGAAGATGAG GAAACAAGAGAACGTCAGAATAAGAGTCGGTGGGAGTTGATCAAGGAAACTTTAAACAAGGAATTTACAAATCAATCTGACTTGAAG AATGCAATATTGAAATACAATGCGTCAAATGCCAAGAGATGGGACTTCACAGCACTTCATTTGTACTGCACTAAG GTCCTGGAGCCTGATGCGGCCGAACATCTGTTTGGCTCCCTGCTGCCAGACATGGTGCAATTAGCACTGAGAGCATCTGAGCTCTGCACCAAG CCGATACCCCTCCTCAAGAGAGGCACGACCCACTCCATCACCATGTCTCAGGAGCAGGTGGCATGTCTGCTCGCCAACGCCTTCTTCTGCACCTTTCCCCGACGCAACTCCAGAAGGACCGAATACTGGAACTACCCGGACATCAACTTTTTCAG GCTGTTTGAAGGCTCTTCCTCACAGAagactgaaaagctgaaaaccCTAATGTGCTATTTCGAAGGTTTCACAGAGAAAA AACCCAATggacttgtcacattcacacgAAAGAGATTGGACAAACCTCTGAATTGGAAAAG ctcaAAGACTCTGCTTACAAACCTCCATATTACTTGTGAGGGGACCATTGAGGACGATGGTTATGGAATGCTTCAG GTGGATTTTGCCAACAAGTTTGTTGGAGGAGGAGTCACCAGTTCTGGTCTAGTTCAAGAGGAAATCCGCTTCCTGATCAATCCTGAGCTTATTGTTTCTCGCCTCTTCACTGAAGCCCTGGATCATAATGACTGTCTTATCATCACAG GTACACAGCAGTACAGTGAATACTCAGGGTATGCTCGGACCTATCAGTGGACTGGCAGTCACCAGGACGTAACTCCAAG AGATGACTGGCAGAGGAGATGCACGGAGATTGTGGCCATTGATGCGCTGCACTTCAAGAACTTTCTTGAACAGTTTCACCCTGAGAAAATCAACCGAGAGCTCAACAAG GCATACTGTGGCTTTGCTCGccctgatgaagaaaaagaaaaccttgcAGCGGTGGCCACAGGAAACTGGGGATGTGGTGTTTTTGGGGGGGACACGCGTCTGAAAG ctctgcTCCAGATGCTGGCAGCTGCTGAGGCGGGCCGAGATGTGGCTTATTTCACCTTTGGTGACAGCCAGCTCATGACAGATGTCCACAACATGCAGTCTTTCCTCACTCAGAGGAAGATCAGTGTCG GGGTGGTGTATGATCTCCTGGGGCAGTACTACAGCTCAGTGTGCAAGAGCTGCCTCAGTCGGCGCCCTGATGTCAGCCTCTACTCCTTCATCTACCAACAGGTCAGCTCCTCCCTGGCGCCAGATGACTCCGACAGGGGCTCGGCCAGACAACACGTCCCTGCAGACGGCCGTTAA